From Triticum urartu cultivar G1812 chromosome 2, Tu2.1, whole genome shotgun sequence, a single genomic window includes:
- the LOC125537581 gene encoding ethylene-responsive transcription factor ERF073-like: MPPRRRETWGYRGVRAPPSGGFSAEIRFRGMRLGLGIFDTANEAARVYDAAVWRLRWPHRTLNFPNVPTRERAPLPRLSTDEDRRDNRSWEHRLGITEMDEEAMALWRQHFPQDIINEREFYAQRRAERDKRRAERAAYREDKRRQKAEAQFKMRLGAASPWESDEDRYIHTYISTSRSQHCKRFFKAPRIAILLEML; encoded by the exons ATGCCTCCGCGTCGCCGGGAAACTTGGGGATACCGCGGCGTCCGCGCGCCCCCCTCCGGCGGCTTCTCCGCCGAGATCCGGTTCCGCGGgatgcgcctcggcctcggcatTTTCGACACCGCCAACGAGGCTGCGCGCGTGTACGACGCGGCGGTGTGGCGCCTCCGGTGGCCTCATAGAACATTGAACTTCCCCAACGTGCCGACACGGGAGCGGGCGCCTTTGCCGCGGCTTAGCACCGATGAGGATCGTCGCGACAACCGGAGCTGGGAGCACCGTCTCGGCATCACTGAGATGGACGAGGAAGCCATGGCGCTGTGGCGCCAACACTTCCCGCAGGACATCATCAATGAGCGCGAGTTCTACGCGCAAAGGAGGGCGGAGAGGGATAAGAGGAGGGCGGAGCGAGCCGCCTATCGCGAGGACAAGCGTAGGCAAAAAGCGGAAGCTCAATTCAAGATGAGGCTAGGAGCAGCGTCGCCCTGGGAATCCGACGAAGATCGATATATTCACACCTACA TATCTACTTCTCGATCTCAGCACTGTAAACGCTTTTTTAAAGCGCCGCGCATTGcgattctgttggagatgctctaa